A genomic stretch from Natronomonas gomsonensis includes:
- a CDS encoding zinc-dependent metalloprotease, whose protein sequence is MSLFRAVRAVADAEGEGPVDWSAVGNAARAATEPGDLTLSEAEHQGYADDVADARDGIREAAGVDFDLPYSVQVQNRHHWIDANLATFERLLGPLEEQASLAPSLARSANTGSMALTLGFLANNVLGQYDPLLLGDGDHELYFVHPNIESVATVLDVDRDRFRRWIAFHEVAHAAEFGAAPWLAPHLEDAMEETVSKLATGEFDREALGELNVTMTAVEGYAELIMDRAFDREYEDLRRKLDDRRRNVGPVSALIRRLLGFGMKREQYERGKEFFDAIADARGVAGAAVVWEDPANLPTDAELDDPDAWLARVA, encoded by the coding sequence GTGAGTCTCTTTCGCGCCGTCCGTGCCGTCGCCGACGCCGAGGGCGAGGGACCGGTGGACTGGAGCGCCGTCGGGAACGCCGCCCGTGCAGCGACCGAACCGGGCGATTTGACCCTCTCAGAGGCCGAACATCAGGGGTACGCCGACGACGTGGCGGACGCCCGCGACGGCATCCGAGAGGCCGCCGGCGTCGACTTCGACCTCCCCTACAGCGTACAGGTCCAGAACCGCCACCACTGGATAGACGCCAACCTCGCCACGTTCGAGCGCCTGCTCGGCCCGCTCGAGGAACAGGCCTCGCTGGCGCCGTCGTTGGCACGCTCTGCGAACACGGGGTCGATGGCGCTGACGCTCGGGTTCCTCGCGAACAACGTCCTCGGACAGTACGACCCGCTGTTGCTCGGCGACGGCGACCACGAACTCTACTTCGTCCATCCGAACATCGAGTCGGTCGCGACGGTGCTGGACGTCGACCGCGACCGGTTCCGTCGGTGGATTGCCTTCCACGAGGTCGCCCACGCCGCGGAGTTCGGGGCCGCCCCGTGGCTCGCGCCGCATCTCGAAGACGCGATGGAAGAAACCGTCTCGAAACTCGCCACCGGCGAGTTCGACCGCGAGGCATTGGGCGAACTCAACGTCACCATGACCGCCGTCGAGGGGTACGCCGAACTCATCATGGACCGCGCCTTCGACCGCGAGTACGAGGACCTCAGGCGGAAACTCGACGACCGTCGACGGAACGTTGGCCCCGTTTCGGCGCTGATTCGTCGCCTGCTCGGCTTCGGAATGAAACGCGAACAGTACGAACGCGGGAAGGAATTCTTCGATGCCATCGCCGACGCGCGTGGCGTCGCCGGCGCCGCAGTCGTCTGGGAGGACCCCGCGAACCTCCCGACCGACGCGGAGTTGGACGACCCCGACGCGTGGCTCGCACGCGTCGCCTGA
- a CDS encoding helix-turn-helix domain-containing protein: MRAVTLRVSSEQGWFGPFHRGVVESPDVSLQALHELRLLDDGSTVLLYEYVGSREAAERLAEESIDGDDAWQTGRIDGNEWMFAHAEPSGLLRSLLGLLGTRRIAVDWPVTFRSDETAEVTLIGDDEELRRSLGDVPETVSFSVERTGEYRSESERLLARLTDRERHTLGVAVELGYYRNPRGANYTDIAAALDCSTGTVGTHLRNAESKVMQALAGRGECRDTDSALPASR, translated from the coding sequence ATGCGAGCCGTTACTCTCCGGGTATCCTCCGAACAGGGGTGGTTCGGGCCGTTCCATCGCGGCGTCGTCGAGTCACCGGACGTGTCGCTGCAGGCTCTGCACGAACTCCGGTTGCTCGACGACGGGTCGACGGTACTCCTCTACGAGTACGTCGGGAGCCGAGAGGCTGCCGAGCGACTGGCCGAGGAGTCCATTGACGGGGACGACGCGTGGCAGACCGGCCGCATCGACGGCAACGAGTGGATGTTCGCCCACGCCGAACCCAGCGGCCTCCTGCGGAGCCTTCTGGGTCTCCTCGGCACACGTCGAATCGCCGTCGACTGGCCCGTCACGTTCCGGAGCGACGAGACGGCAGAGGTGACGCTCATCGGCGACGACGAGGAACTGCGCCGGAGCCTCGGCGACGTTCCCGAGACCGTCTCGTTCAGTGTCGAACGAACCGGGGAGTACCGCTCGGAATCCGAGCGGTTGCTCGCAAGGTTGACCGACCGAGAGCGACACACCCTCGGCGTGGCCGTCGAGTTGGGATACTACCGGAACCCCCGTGGAGCGAACTACACGGACATCGCAGCAGCACTGGACTGCTCGACGGGTACCGTCGGGACACACCTGCGGAACGCCGAATCGAAGGTGATGCAGGCGCTCGCTGGCCGAGGGGAGTGTCGAGACACCGATTCGGCTCTCCCGGCATCCCGCTGA